The Rhizobium viscosum genomic sequence CATCAAGTTCGACACGCTCGTTCGCAACGCCGACAAGATGCAGATCTACAAGTACGTCGTTCATCAGGTCGCCAATGCCTATGGCAAGACGGCAACCTTCATGCCGAAGCCGATCTTCGGCGACAACGGCTCGGGCATGCACGTGCACCAGTCGATCTGGAAGGGCGGCAAGCCGACCTTCGCCGGCGACGAATATGCAGGTCTCTCCGAAACCTGCCTCTACTATATCGGCGGCATCATCAAGCATGCCAAGGCGATCAACGCCTTCACCAACCCGTCGACGAACTCTTACAAGCGTCTCGTCCCGGGTTATGAAGCTCCGGTACTGCTCGCCTATTCCGCCCGCAACCGCTCGGCCTCCTGCCGCATCCCGTTCGGCTCCAACCCGAAGGCCAAGCGCGTCGAAGTCCGCTTCCCGGATCCGACCGCCAACCCCTACCTCGCCTTCGCTGCAATGCTGATGGCAGGCCTCGACGGCATCAAGAACAAGATCCATCCCGGCAAGGCGATGGACAAGGACCTCTACGACCTGCCGCCGAAGGAGCTGAAGAAGATCCCGACCGTTTGCGGTTCTCTGCGCGAAGCGCTCGAAAGCCTGGACAAGGACCGCAAGTTCCTGACAGCCGGCGGCGTCTTCGACGACGATCAGATCGATGCCTTCATCGAACTGAAGATGGCCGAGGTGATGCGCTTCGAAATGACGCCGCATCCGGTCGAATACGACATGTACTACTCGGCATAAGACAAAGACTGAGAGCCCCGGTTCGCCGGGGCCTTTTCGATCCGGAGGTCATGAAAGCGATTGAGCAGACATGACAGTCATGTGACGAAATCCCGTAAAAATCTTGATTTGCGGGGGACCGATCACCAAATCAGGTGAGAAAGGAAGTCGTACCATGAAAGAAAGAGTTGCAAAGTTTAGTATAGGCGAAGTGGTCCGGCACAAGGTTTTTCCGTTTCGCGGCGTCATCTTCGACGTTGATCCGGAGTTCGCGAATACGGAAGAATGGTGGAACTCCATTCCCGCGGAAGTCCGCCCAAGCAAGGACCAGCCGTTCTACCATCTGCTTGCCGAAAACGATGACAGCGAATATGTCGCCTATGTTTCCGAGCAGAACCTGGTGAGCGACGAGAGCGACACGCCACTTCGCAATCCGCAGGTCGAACAGATCTTCGACCGCGGCCCGACGGGCCAGTTCAAACCCAAGATGAGCTTCGCCCACTAAGTCGGATCGCATGACCTCCATAACAAGGCCCCGCATGTCGGGGCCTTTTCTTTTCTCGCATGTCGTTGTCTCAAAACCGCCGCGCACTTTTGCGCGACATGTTTTAACAACAAAAAACCCGGCCTGAAGCCGGGTTTTTCGTGAATTTCTGCAAGCCCCGATTACTGGGCCTTGGCTGCCTTCTGGGCATCTTCCAGCTTCTTGCGGGCTTCTTCAGCCTTCTTCTGCATGCTGTCCTGCAGGCTGCGCTGGCTTTCGGCGAGCTTCGATTCGGAAACCGGTTCGCCGTCATAGGCGCCCGTGAAGCCTTCGAGCGAAACCTTGATCGGGTTTGCAGCACGGCGGAAGTTGATCGAGGTGAAGACCACGTCGCTGCCCTTCTTGAGGCTTGCGATCATGGCGTCCGTGAGCGGGATTTCAGCCGTGCACTTGTCGGGCAGGCAAACGGCGTAATCGAGCTTCTGGCCCTTGCCGCCATCGATCTGCATTGCAATGCCCGGGGGGATCAGGCGTGCGGCGGGAACCGAAACCTGAAGGATCTTGCGGTTGATCTTGCCGGAGACCGAGATCAGGCCGACAGCCGTAACCAGCTGGCCGCCATTGGCGAGAACCAGGTTCTGAACAACGCAGATGTCGTTGTCTTCCTGCTTGCTGCAGGTCTTGTACCAGCCGAGGCGCGGTGCACCGACGGCCTGTGCGGGGGCGTCAGCCGACGCTGCCGGAGCTTGAGCGGCTGCGTCCTGTGCGAAGGACGAAACCGGAGCCGAGGCACCGAAGATCACTGCCATAACGGACAGTGCTGCCCGCATTTTC encodes the following:
- the hspQ gene encoding heat shock protein HspQ — its product is MKERVAKFSIGEVVRHKVFPFRGVIFDVDPEFANTEEWWNSIPAEVRPSKDQPFYHLLAENDDSEYVAYVSEQNLVSDESDTPLRNPQVEQIFDRGPTGQFKPKMSFAH
- a CDS encoding invasion associated locus B family protein, which encodes MMFKSEKKMRAALSVMAVIFGASAPVSSFAQDAAAQAPAASADAPAQAVGAPRLGWYKTCSKQEDNDICVVQNLVLANGGQLVTAVGLISVSGKINRKILQVSVPAARLIPPGIAMQIDGGKGQKLDYAVCLPDKCTAEIPLTDAMIASLKKGSDVVFTSINFRRAANPIKVSLEGFTGAYDGEPVSESKLAESQRSLQDSMQKKAEEARKKLEDAQKAAKAQ